One Ornithinicoccus hortensis genomic window, CGCCCGGATGACATGCAGGCCTTCATCGAGCAGACCCTGCTGCCCCGGGTGCGGACCGAACCGCTCAGCCCGCTGGCCGGCCACCTCCTGGAGGCCGTGGTGGAGGACAAGGCGCACCGGGGTCTGGTCGACATCGCGGCGCGCGAACTGCATACCTGGCTGGAGGGACACCCGGACGAGGTCGCCTCGATCCTGGCCTCGCGGGCCCCGTGGTGGTCACCCCAGTGGCTCGACGAGAAGGTGGTGGCCCGGGTGTATGCCGAGCTGGTCGCCTGGGCGGCCGAGGTGCGGGCCAACCCGGAGCACCGGGTGATCCTGGCGCTGGACTCCTACCTGGCCGACCTGGCCGGCGACCTCCAGCACGACGAGGTCACCATGGCCCGGGCCGAGGAGCTGAAGCTGCGGATCCTGGAGCACCCGTCCGTCGGTCCGGCCGCGGTCGCCCTGTGGGAAGCGGTGCGGGTGGCGCTGGTGGAGGCGCTGGAGTCGCCGGAGGGGCACCTGCGGGTCCGGTTGTGCCGGGAGCTGCAGGAGTTCGGCGCCCGGGTCGTCGACGACGGGCCCTTGCGGGCCCGGCTGGACGAGTGGGGTGCCGACGCGGCCGTCGTGCTGGTCGAGCGCTACGGCGCCGAGCTGACCACGGTGATCAGCTCCACCATCGAGCGGTGGGACGGGCAGGAGGCGGCCGCCAAGATCGAGCTCCACGTCGGACGCGACCTGCAGTTCATCCGGATCAACGGCACGGTGGTCGGGGCGTTGGTCGGGCTGGTGCTGCACACCGTGTCGCAGCTCCTCTGAGCCGGCGGGTCGGACAGCCTGTGGACGACGGGCACGCGGGTCGGCGCGGATCGGCACGATGGGTTGGCATGACCTTCGAAAACCTCCCCGAGGACTGGCCGACCCGGTCACTGTCCCACGCAGGCCTCGCCCGCGATGTGCTCGACCTCGTCGTCTCGAACAGGGACCGCGACGGCGGCGGCATCTCCATCCTGTTCTGCGGTGCGACGGGCCGGCTCATGCAGCCGGTCTTCATCACCGACGCGACGCCGGAGCAGGACCTGTCCGCCGGGATGCCGGTCGTCAGGGTGGCGACCTCCGCCCTGGGCCCGGACCCGGAGGGACCGGTGGAACCCCAGCCGCTCCGCAGCGGCTCGGTCCTCTTTGCGCTCGTGCGCCGGCGGGGTGGCGTGACCGATACCGACCGGGCATGGCACCAGCGGGTGATCGAGGAGTGCCGCGACGCGGGCCTCCGGTTGCTCGGAGTCCATCTCGTCACGCTGGACGGCGTGGAGACGCTGCCCGCGTTGCCCTCGTCGGCCGGCGCGCTCCGGCCGGGAAACGTCGCCTGACCACCCCGGGAGGACCCCGCTGCCCGTGACAACCGGGCCGCCGTGCGCCACAGTGATCGGGTGGTGCACCGGCGAGGGAGCGTGTGGGGCGGCACGATCGCGTGTGTCGTGCTCCTGGCCGCCTGTGGACTGGCGACCGAGGATCCGCAGGTCCCGAGCACCCCGCCGCAGGACGACCTGTCCAGCCCGAGCGTCACGTCCACCCCGACACCCTCCGGCACCGGACCGGACTCGACCTCCGGGCCCCCCGCTACCTCCGAGCCGAGCACCACCCAGCCCACCTCCACGACGACGGGCGGCACCGGGCCCACCACGTCGACGGGCGCCCCCGACCTGGAGGGTTTCCTGCCGCCGGGGGAGCAGTCGGTGCAGGACCCCACGGGTCAGGTGGACCTGGTGGTCTCTGACGTGCGGGTCGGCGCGCAGCCGGGGTTCGACCGGGTGGTCTTCGACCTCGCCGGGACGGGGACCGTGGGGTGGCGGGTGGAGTACACCGAGGAGCCGGCCCAGGACGGCAGCGGTGCGCCGGTCGACCTGGCCGGCGACTACGTGCTGGCGGTGCATATCCAGGGGACGGGCCTGCCCGGGGCGGAGGAGACGGTCTACGACCCGCCGCAGTTGCTGGTGCCGGGGACCGGCCTGACCGAGGTCACCGAGGTGCTGCGGCTGACGCCCTTCGAGGGGCAGCTCAACGCCTACATCGGCGTCGCCTCGGAGCAGCCGTTCCGGGTCAGCCGGCTGGACGGGCCCGAACGGCTCGTCGTGGACGTGGCCCACGGCTGATCGGGCCGGCCGCTCTGACGTCAGTGGTCGCCACTCGTCGGGGCCCACCCGCCCTTGGTCTCATACGTCGTCTGGTCTCATATGTCGTCGGTGCCGGTGTCGAAGCCGGTGAGGATGGCATCGAGGGTGGCGTCGAAGGTGCTGGTCCGTGGCCCGGTCCCCTCCGCGGAGCGGACGGCGTCCGCCAGCTCGGGGAACTCGTCCAAATCCAGGCTGGCCAGCAACCGCAGCCGCGCGGTCGAGCCCTCGCCGGCGTCGCCACCCATCGCGACGTGACCGACCACGAACCCGATCACCGCGTAGACAAGGTCCAGCGCGCGGTGCGCCGGCATCCCGGACGTGCGGGCCACGGCGACGGAGCGCTCCAGCGCCGAGAGCGCGCTCGGCGTCACAGCCGGTCTGCTGAGCACCACCGGCACCAAGTTGGGGTGGGCCAGCAGCGTGTCCAGGATGCCCCGTGCGTGGCGGCGCACCACCTCCCGCCACGGTTCACCCTCGGTGGGCTCCGGCAGGGAGGCCAGGAAGAGCTGCTCGACCAGACCATCCAACAAGGCGTCCTTGCTGCCGACGTGGTGATACAGCGCCATCGCCTCGACGCCGAGTTCCGCCCCGAGTCGGCGCATCGACAGTGCGGCCAACCCCTGCTCATCCACCAGCGTCACCGCAGCGGCGAGGACTGCGTCCCGGGTTAGCCCCGCATGTCGTCCACGCGCTCGTCCAGCTGGCGCGGCGGGGCCTCGTCGATCGGCGGTGGCGGGGGAGCCAAATCCCGTTGACATGTTCTACAGCGTATATCTAACGTTGCTCGACGTTGTGCTTTACGACGTAAAACGTGCGTCGCGTGATGACCGGCATGACGGAGGGAAGAGGAAACGTGGAGCGGAAAGAGATGACGGCACCCGGGCTGCGCGCACTGTGGATCGGGGCCGCCCTGACGATCCTGGCGGTGGTGTTACCCCTGCTCGATCTCGTGACCAGCGACATCGTGGGGGACCACGTGCGTTCGGCCTACCCCCAGTGGGCGGCGGACACCGTGGCGACCGAGCGGATGGCCATCGTCGGATGGCTCGCGGGCAGCAGCGGGCTGGGACTCGCCGGGTGGTGGATGTCGATCAGGGGTGTGCGCCGCGGCAAGCGGTGGGCGCGGCCGGTCGCCACGACCTGGTTCGTGCTGGGGGCCATCGTGGCCTGCATGGACGTGTCGATGGGTGGTGCGGCCTACGCCGTCATCGTCCCGACGGTGTTCGGCGTGATCAGCGCCCTGCCGGCGGTCGCCGGTGCGGTGGCGACCGTCCAGGTCTGGCGGTCCATCCCGGTCCGGTCCGGTGTGGCAGGGGTCACCACTCCGTCGGTTTGACCGGCTGGTGCACCCAGACGTCGAAGAAGGTCGTCAGGTCCTGACCGGAGACCTCCTCGGCCAGCGCCTCGAAGTCGGCCGTCGTCGCGGTGCCTCCGCCGTAGGTCGCCACCCACTGCTGGGCCAGTTCGAAGAACGCGTCGTCGCCGATCTCGCCGCGCAACGCGTGGAGCGTGGCGGCGCCGCGGTCGTAGATGGCCCCACAGAAGAGGCAGAGCGAGCCCGGGTCGGCGACGACGACCGACCAGAACCCGTTGTCCGCCGGGATCGCCATGACCTGCTCGAACGACTCCTGCGCGGTGGCGTCGCCGTCGTGCTCGTTCCACATCCAGGTGGAGTAGCTCGCCCACCCCTCGTTGAGCCAGATATCGGCCCAACGGCCCGGGCTGACGTGGTTGCCCATCCACTGGTGCGCCAGCTCGTGCGCCACCGTGCCCTCGCGCGCCCGCACGCTGAAGAAAGAGCGGGTCTGCGTCTCCAGGGCATAGCCGACCGAGTCGTCGTCGACGATCGCCCCGTAGGACACGAATGGGTAGGGGCCGTAGCGCTCGGCGAAGAACTCCAGCATCTCCGGGGTCCGTGTCAGGTCGGCCGAGTTCGCCGGGGGCAGCGCCGGGTCGATGGCGTCGATGATCGGTATGCCGTCCGGTCCGGTCGTGGTGGTCAGCTCGAAGTCGCCGACGGTCGCCGTGGCCAGGTAGGCGGCCATCGGGTCCGGGGCGTCCCAGGTCCAGGTGGTCCAGCCGTCCTCGGAGGACTCGTCCTCCAGCACGCCGTTGGCCACCGCGACCAGCCCGTCCGGCACGGTGATCTCGAAGTCGTAGGTGGCCTTGTCCGTGGGATGGTCGCTGACCGGGAACCAGGTCGCCGACCCGTCCGGTTCGCTCACCACCATGGCGCCGTCCCGGGTGGTGACCCACCCGTAGAGCGCCCCCTCGATGTCGGTCGGTCGGGTGGTGGTCGCCTCGTAGAAGACCTCCACCTCGACCTCCTCGCCCTGGTGCAGCAGGCCACGGGCCCAGACCTGCAACTCGTTCTCGACCTGGGCGAAGCGCGTGCGCTTGCCGTCGATCCGGACCTGGCTGACCTCCGGGCCGCGCAGGTCGAGGTTGAAGCGGCGCAGCTTCTCGGTGGTGGTCAGCCGGATCGTCGCCACGCCCTCCAGGTGGCCCTCCAGCGGTGCCGGGGCGGCCTCCGGTGGGGTATAGGTCAGGTCGAGGGAGTAGTGGTCGACGTCGATCCCGCCGTTGCCGGCGAGCGGGAAGTACGGGTCGCCGGCGCCGTCGTCGCCGAGGACGGGGCGTCCCTGCTCCGAAGGTTGGGCGCGCTCCGCGGGTTGGGCGCGGTCGGGCTGCTCGCCGGGGGCTGCGCCGGCCGCGGTGGTGGCCAGGCCCAGGCAGAGGACGAGGGCGGCCGCGGCGCTGGCGCGGCGACGGGAGGGGGAGACGCGGGGTGTGGAGCGGCGGGCGGGGGAGGTGCTGCCGAGAAGGTCCATCCCAACGAACCTAGTCCGGAATGGCCGATCCCGCACCGGATAACCGGAACCGCAGGCGGGGCAGGACCCGGCCGGGGATCGATCCGCTCGGCGAGTCCCCGACCTGTCGGGCCCCGTGGTGACGGTAGAAGGGAGCGGCCCCCGGATCGGCGTCGAGCTCCAGCGTCGTGAAGCCGGCCGTGGCCGCCTGCTCCAGGGCGGCCCGCAGCAGGAGACCACCCAGGCCGGTGCCGATGTGCGCCGGGTCGACGAACAGGGCGTCGAGCTCACCGACCGGGGGAGTGCCGGAGAAGCGGAAGAAGCCGGCCGGGGTGCCGCCCGCGGCATCCACGACGCCGAATTCCACGACGCCGAACCCGCCACCCTGCTGCGGAGCCCCCGCACCCGCGATCTGCTCCGCGGTGTAGGTCAGTTCGGCCCGGCAGGCCTCCAGGAACTCGGCGTCGTAGCCCCAGTGGGCCTTGGACCGCAGTGCCAGCGCCGACAGCGCGGCGGCCTCCCGGGGTGCTGCTGGTCGGACCCGGATCGACATGCGCCCCATGCTTCCAGGTTTTCGGGTGTGCGAGCAGCCCGGGGATTTGTCAGGATGGGCCCATGCCCGAGCACGCCCGCCCTCCTCGGCGTGCCCGTCGACCGGGACGTCGCCCGCCCAGGCAGGGCGGCGACCCCGCGGCCAGGGCGGAGCGCCTCGCCCGACGCCGGGCGCTGGTGCCGACCGGGATCGACTACCCGGCCGACTTGCCGGTGGTCGAGCGCCGGGACGACATCGCGGGGGCCATCCGGGACCACCAGGTCGTCATCGTGGCGGGCGAGACAGGGTCGGGCAAGACCACCCAGCTGCCCAAGATCTGTCTGGAGCTCGGCCGCGGGGTGAACGGCACGATCGGGCACACCCAGCCGCGCCGGATCGCGGCCCGTTCGGTGGCCGAGCGGATCGCCGAGGAACTGGGCGTGGAGACCGGTGGCGTGGTCGGCTACCAGGTGCGGTTCACCGACCACTCGACCAGGGACACCCTGGTCAAGGTGATGACCGACGGCATCCTGCTGGCCGAGCTGCAGCGCGACCGGGAGCTTCGCCGCTACGACACGCTGATCATCGACGAGGCGCACGAGCGCAGCCTCAACATCGACTTCATCCTCGGCTACCTGCGCCAGCTGCTCCCGCGCCGTCCGGACCTCAAGGTGATCATCACCTCGGCCACCATCGACGTGGAGCGTTTTGCCGAACACTTCGCCGACGGGGAGGGGTGCCCGGCACCGGTCGTCGAGGTGTCCGGGCGGACCTACCCGGTCGAGGTGCGTTACCGCCCCCTGGTGCGCCCCGGCCCGCCGGCGAAGGACGGCACCCCGACCACCGTGGACGTCGACCAGGTCACCGGGCTGTGCGAGGCCGTCGAGGAGCTGTGGACCGAGTCCCCGGACGACGGTGGGCCCCAGGACATCCTGGTGTTCTGTTCCGGCGAGCGGGAGATCCGGGACGCCGCCGACGCCCTCGCGGGTCTGAACCTGCCGGCCACCGAGGTGCTCCCGCTCTACGGCCGGCTCTCCGCGGCCGAACAGCACCGGGTGTTCTCCCGGCATGCCGGGCGCCGGATCGTGGTCTCCACCAACGTGGCCGAGACCTCGCTCACCGTGCCGGGGATCCGGTATGTCGTCGACACCGGCACCGCGCGGATCTCCCGCTACAGCCAGCGGCTGAAGGTGCAGCGCCTGCCGATCGAACCGATCAGCCAGGCCAGTGCCAACCAGCGCTCCGGCCGGTGCGGGCGCCTCGCCGACGGCATCGCGGTCCGGCTCTACTCGGAGGAGGACTTCGCGTCGCGACCGGAGTTCACCGACCCCGAGATCCTGCGGACCAACCTGGCCAGCGTCATCCTGCAGATGACCAGCCTGGGACTGGGAGAGATCGCCGCCTTCCCCTTCGTCGAGCCGCCGGACTCCCGCCAGGTGGCCGACGGGGTGCGGTTGCTCACCGAGTTGCAGGCGATCGACCCGGACGCCCCGGTCCACCTCCCGCGCAAGCGGCTCACGGCATACGGCAGGGCGATCGCCCAGCTCCCGGTGGACCCGCGGCTGGCCCGGATGCTGATCGAGGCCGAGCGCAACGGTGCGCTGCGCGAGGTGCTGGTCATCGTGTCCGCCCTGTCGATCCAGGACCCCAGGGAACGGCCGACCGACAAGCAGGCGCAGGCAGACCAGTCGCACGCGCGCTTCCGGGAGGGGGCCGACGACTCCGACTTCCTGACCATCCTGAACCTCTGGCGCTACCTGAAGCGGCAGCAGAAGGAGCTCTCCGGCAGCGCGTTCCGGCGGATGTGCAAACGGGAGTACCTGCACTACCTGCGGGTCCGCGAGTGGCAGGACCTGCACACCCAGCTCAAGCAGGCGTGCAAGCAGGTCGGGCTGGGCCTCAACGACAACGACGCGGGACCGGACGCGATCCACCAGTCGCTGCTGGCGGGCCTGCTCTCGCTGGTCGGGCTCTACGACAGGGACAAGCGCGAGTACCTCGGGGCGCGCGGCGCCCGGTTCCACCTCCAGCCGGGTTCGGCGCTGTTCAAGAAGAACCCCGACTGGGTGATGACCGCCGAGCTGGTCGAGACCACCCGGCTGTGGGCGCGGGTCAATGCGCGCACCGACCCGGCCTGGGTGGAGCGGGCGGCGGGCCACCTGGTGAAGCGCAGCTACTCCGAGCCCCGGTGGTCACGCAGCCGCGGCAGCGCGATCGCCGACGAACGGGTGACCCTGTATGGCGTGCCGCTGGCCGCCGGTCGCGCCGTCCCGCTGGGCAGGGTGGACCCGGAGACGGCCCGCGACCTGTTCATCCGGCACGGACTTGTCGAGGGCGACTGGGACACCCGGCACGACTTCTTCCACGCCAACCGCAAGCTGATCCGGCAGCTGGGCGAGCTGGAGGCGCGGGCCCGCCGCCGCGACATCCTGGTCGACGACGAGACCCTGGTCGAGTTCTACGACCAGCGCATCCCGGCCGAGGTGGTGTCCGGGGCCCACTTCGACACCTGGTGGAAGCGGGCCCGGCGGGGGGATGCCGAGCTGCTCACCTTCACCGAGGACCTGCTGGTCAGCGACGGGGCCGGCCGGGTCAGCGACAGCGACTACCCGGGCACCTGGCGACAAGGCGACCTGGAGCTCCCGCTCACCTACCAGTTCTCACCCGGATCCGACGCCGACGGCGTGACCGTGCACATCCCGATCGAGGTGCTCAACCGGCTCACCCCCGACGGGTTCGACTGGCTGGTGCCCGGACTGCGCGAGGACCTGGTGACCGCGCTGGTCAAGGCGCTGCCGAAGGCCACCAGACGGCACTTCGTGCCCGCCCCAGACCACGCCCGGCGGGCGCTGCGGGCGATGGGCCCGGAGGGCGGGTCGGGGCCGATCGACGAGGCGCTCGCCGACGCGCTGTCGGCCGACGGCCCGGTGCGGGTCGATCCGGACGAATTCGACTGGGCCAGGGTGCCGGACCATCTGCGGGTCACCTTCCGGGTCGAGCGGCGCGCCGACCCGGCCGGGCGTCGGGGTGGCCGGCCGCGGGGCCGCGTCGAGGTGCTCGGCGAGGGCAAGGACCTCGCGGCCCTGCAACAGCAGCTGGCCCCCCAGGTCCGCACCACCATGGCCCGGGCGGCCGCCTCCGTGGAGAAGCAGGGGCTGACGACCTGGGACTTCGGGGTGCTGCCGGAGACCTTCGAGCAGCAGGTCGGGCCCCGGACGGTGCAGGGCTACCCGGCCCTGGTCGACACCGGGTCCGCGGTCGACATCCGGGTGCTCGGCACCGCCTCGGAGCGGGACCGCGCCACCCGCCTGGGCATCCGCCGGCTGTTGCTGCTCAACACCACGGCGCCCTGGAAGCGGCTGTTGGCGCTGCTGACCAACCAGCAGAAGCTGGCGCTGGGCAACAACCCGCACGGCTCGGTGCCCGCGCTGCTGGAGGACGCGCTGGCCTGCGCGGTGGACTCGGTCGTCGCGGAGATGCCGGGCGCCACGGTCCGCAGACCGGAGGACTTCGACGCGGCCCTGTCGCAGGTGCGCCAGCAGGCGGTGCCCCGGGTGCTGCAGATCGTGGAGAACCTGGTGCCGGTCCTCGACACGGCCCGGGAGGTCGGGCTCGCCCTGACCCGGCTGACCAGCCCGGCGGCGGCGGACCTCGCCACCGACCTCAGGCGCCAACTGGACCAGCTGGTCCGGCCGGGCTTCGTGGCCGACACCGGGTACACGCGGCTGCCGCACCTGCGGCGCTACCTGGCGGGCATGGCCGAGCGCCTGGAGAAGGGGCCGCAGGACGTGCGGCGCGACGCCGATCGGATGGCGACGGTCCACCAGGTCGAGCAGGAGTATGCCGACTTCCTGGCCCAGCTGCCCCCGCACCGGCGGACCGATCCGGACGTGGTCGACATCGGCTGGCAGCTGCAGGAGCTCCGGGTCAGCCTGTTCGCCCAGCGTCTCGGCACGCCGCAGCCGGTCTCGGCCAAGCGGATCTACGCCGCGATGGACCGCGCGGAGGACGCCACGGCGTGAGTCGTGCGGTGAGTCGTGCGGCGGGCCGTGGGGGACGGGCGTCGTGGGAACGGACCCCGGGTCGGTAACGTCTGCGTGTCATGAGACGAATCACACGGATGCGGCGGGCGGTGACTGCGGTCGCGGCGGGTGCCGGGCTGGTCCTGGCGCTGGGGGCCTGCGGAGACGGCGAGGACACGGAGGGCGACGCGGGGGACGGCGGGGACCCGGTCTCGCAGACCGGTGGCTCCGACGGCGCCGCGGGGTCCGAGGGCACCGACACGGACGCGGCGACCGCCACGGAGGGGGCCGACCCGGCGGCCGAGGAAGTGGCCGGTGCCCGGGCCGGTCTGGCGTCCTGGCTGGAGGAGAACAAGCCGGAGACCGCGCAGACCAGCACAGACATCCCGGACTGCCCCGCCATCACCGTCGAGCGGATGGAGGAGGCGTTGGGGGCTGCCGGGCACGAGGGGGTCTCGTTGGCCAGCTGGGGCACCGAGATCGAGTGGAGCGAGTACGAGGCGCTGCACCCCGACCTGATGGGGATCGTCTGCGGCGGGGACTCCGACGGGGACACCCACGACTCGGAGTTCGGGACGGCCAGTGGCGTCTTCGCGGTCGACCTGGCGGGCAAGTCCGACTTCGAGTCGCTGCTCAGCGCGCTGGACGTGGCCGACGCCGACAGCGTGCAGCCGCCGGAGGAGCTGGGCGGCGACCTCAGGACCGCCTGCTTCGAGGACGGTCCGCCGTTCTGCGTGGCCATCTGGCACTCCGACGGGCTGGTGCTCGGGACGAGCCTGATCGCCGACGACGCGGACGAGGAGGCGGTTCAGGCCATGTTGGTCGACCTCCTGCCCGACGTGCTGGACAGCCTGGCCCAGGCCTGACCGGCCTCAGTCGTCCAGGTCCACCACGACCACGCTGACGTTGTCGATCCCGCCGGCCGCCAGCGCGGCCCCCGTGAGTGCCTCGCACGCCGCCTGCGGGTCGCCCTCGGCCAGGAGCGATGCGATCTCGGGGTCGCACAGGTGGATGGTCAGGTCGTCGGTACACAGCAGCAGCCGCCCGGAGGCGGCGACCGTCAGCGTGTCGGCCTCCGCGGCCGGTCCCGCGCCGCCGAGACGCCGGGTGAGTTTGGACTGCCCCCAGTGGTCGTGGGCCTGCTCCGGGGTCAGTTGCCCGGCGGCCAGCAGCTCGGCCGCCACGTTGTGGTCGGTGGTCAGCCGGTGCAGGGTGCCGTCGACCAGGTGGTAGGCGCGGCAGTCGCCGACCCAGGCGCCCTCCACGGTGTCCGGCGCGTCCGGGCCGCCCAGCCGGGCGAGGACGGCGACG contains:
- the hrpA gene encoding ATP-dependent RNA helicase HrpA; this translates as MPEHARPPRRARRPGRRPPRQGGDPAARAERLARRRALVPTGIDYPADLPVVERRDDIAGAIRDHQVVIVAGETGSGKTTQLPKICLELGRGVNGTIGHTQPRRIAARSVAERIAEELGVETGGVVGYQVRFTDHSTRDTLVKVMTDGILLAELQRDRELRRYDTLIIDEAHERSLNIDFILGYLRQLLPRRPDLKVIITSATIDVERFAEHFADGEGCPAPVVEVSGRTYPVEVRYRPLVRPGPPAKDGTPTTVDVDQVTGLCEAVEELWTESPDDGGPQDILVFCSGEREIRDAADALAGLNLPATEVLPLYGRLSAAEQHRVFSRHAGRRIVVSTNVAETSLTVPGIRYVVDTGTARISRYSQRLKVQRLPIEPISQASANQRSGRCGRLADGIAVRLYSEEDFASRPEFTDPEILRTNLASVILQMTSLGLGEIAAFPFVEPPDSRQVADGVRLLTELQAIDPDAPVHLPRKRLTAYGRAIAQLPVDPRLARMLIEAERNGALREVLVIVSALSIQDPRERPTDKQAQADQSHARFREGADDSDFLTILNLWRYLKRQQKELSGSAFRRMCKREYLHYLRVREWQDLHTQLKQACKQVGLGLNDNDAGPDAIHQSLLAGLLSLVGLYDRDKREYLGARGARFHLQPGSALFKKNPDWVMTAELVETTRLWARVNARTDPAWVERAAGHLVKRSYSEPRWSRSRGSAIADERVTLYGVPLAAGRAVPLGRVDPETARDLFIRHGLVEGDWDTRHDFFHANRKLIRQLGELEARARRRDILVDDETLVEFYDQRIPAEVVSGAHFDTWWKRARRGDAELLTFTEDLLVSDGAGRVSDSDYPGTWRQGDLELPLTYQFSPGSDADGVTVHIPIEVLNRLTPDGFDWLVPGLREDLVTALVKALPKATRRHFVPAPDHARRALRAMGPEGGSGPIDEALADALSADGPVRVDPDEFDWARVPDHLRVTFRVERRADPAGRRGGRPRGRVEVLGEGKDLAALQQQLAPQVRTTMARAAASVEKQGLTTWDFGVLPETFEQQVGPRTVQGYPALVDTGSAVDIRVLGTASERDRATRLGIRRLLLLNTTAPWKRLLALLTNQQKLALGNNPHGSVPALLEDALACAVDSVVAEMPGATVRRPEDFDAALSQVRQQAVPRVLQIVENLVPVLDTAREVGLALTRLTSPAAADLATDLRRQLDQLVRPGFVADTGYTRLPHLRRYLAGMAERLEKGPQDVRRDADRMATVHQVEQEYADFLAQLPPHRRTDPDVVDIGWQLQELRVSLFAQRLGTPQPVSAKRIYAAMDRAEDATA
- a CDS encoding PP2C family protein-serine/threonine phosphatase; the protein is MRVGSATHIGLVREGNEDALAVGDGLWVVVDGMGGHEGGEVAAEAATQALLEHAGARREDGRWAHALPDAFRVGHERVSARGVETGMPDMGCVAVLARLGGPDAPDTVEGAWVGDCRAYHLVDGTLHRLTTDHNVAAELLAAGQLTPEQAHDHWGQSKLTRRLGGAGPAAEADTLTVAASGRLLLCTDDLTIHLCDPEIASLLAEGDPQAACEALTGAALAAGGIDNVSVVVVDLDD
- a CDS encoding AMIN-like domain-containing (lipo)protein; translated protein: MVHRRGSVWGGTIACVVLLAACGLATEDPQVPSTPPQDDLSSPSVTSTPTPSGTGPDSTSGPPATSEPSTTQPTSTTTGGTGPTTSTGAPDLEGFLPPGEQSVQDPTGQVDLVVSDVRVGAQPGFDRVVFDLAGTGTVGWRVEYTEEPAQDGSGAPVDLAGDYVLAVHIQGTGLPGAEETVYDPPQLLVPGTGLTEVTEVLRLTPFEGQLNAYIGVASEQPFRVSRLDGPERLVVDVAHG
- a CDS encoding DUF445 domain-containing protein, whose protein sequence is MIDLMSGADAARRQSLRRMRVVATGLLVLAAVVFLLTLGRDGVWGYVHAAAEAGMVGAIADWFAVTALFKHPLGLPVPHTAIIPRRKDSLALSLEQFVTENFLTGETIRERYLGAQVAGRLGSWLSRRENAERIVAEAAPLTRRALERIRPDDMQAFIEQTLLPRVRTEPLSPLAGHLLEAVVEDKAHRGLVDIAARELHTWLEGHPDEVASILASRAPWWSPQWLDEKVVARVYAELVAWAAEVRANPEHRVILALDSYLADLAGDLQHDEVTMARAEELKLRILEHPSVGPAAVALWEAVRVALVEALESPEGHLRVRLCRELQEFGARVVDDGPLRARLDEWGADAAVVLVERYGAELTTVISSTIERWDGQEAAAKIELHVGRDLQFIRINGTVVGALVGLVLHTVSQLL
- a CDS encoding M1 family metallopeptidase produces the protein MDLLGSTSPARRSTPRVSPSRRRASAAAALVLCLGLATTAAGAAPGEQPDRAQPAERAQPSEQGRPVLGDDGAGDPYFPLAGNGGIDVDHYSLDLTYTPPEAAPAPLEGHLEGVATIRLTTTEKLRRFNLDLRGPEVSQVRIDGKRTRFAQVENELQVWARGLLHQGEEVEVEVFYEATTTRPTDIEGALYGWVTTRDGAMVVSEPDGSATWFPVSDHPTDKATYDFEITVPDGLVAVANGVLEDESSEDGWTTWTWDAPDPMAAYLATATVGDFELTTTTGPDGIPIIDAIDPALPPANSADLTRTPEMLEFFAERYGPYPFVSYGAIVDDDSVGYALETQTRSFFSVRAREGTVAHELAHQWMGNHVSPGRWADIWLNEGWASYSTWMWNEHDGDATAQESFEQVMAIPADNGFWSVVVADPGSLCLFCGAIYDRGAATLHALRGEIGDDAFFELAQQWVATYGGGTATTADFEALAEEVSGQDLTTFFDVWVHQPVKPTEW
- a CDS encoding TetR/AcrR family transcriptional regulator codes for the protein MSTGFGSPATADRRGPAAPAGRARGRHAGLTRDAVLAAAVTLVDEQGLAALSMRRLGAELGVEAMALYHHVGSKDALLDGLVEQLFLASLPEPTEGEPWREVVRRHARGILDTLLAHPNLVPVVLSRPAVTPSALSALERSVAVARTSGMPAHRALDLVYAVIGFVVGHVAMGGDAGEGSTARLRLLASLDLDEFPELADAVRSAEGTGPRTSTFDATLDAILTGFDTGTDDI
- a CDS encoding GNAT family N-acetyltransferase, giving the protein MSIRVRPAAPREAAALSALALRSKAHWGYDAEFLEACRAELTYTAEQIAGAGAPQQGGGFGVVEFGVVDAAGGTPAGFFRFSGTPPVGELDALFVDPAHIGTGLGGLLLRAALEQAATAGFTTLELDADPGAAPFYRHHGARQVGDSPSGSIPGRVLPRLRFRLSGAGSAIPD